AACAGAACGCGACCCAGGCCCTCGAGATAAGCGACAGGGGGTATATCCTCGAGGCGGGCCTTTTCGTCAAAAGCGGCCCCGGTCCTGACCTTGCCAGGGACCCCGAAATACGCAGGTCTTACCTCGGGGGTAGCCGCGAATAGCGGGGGTGACCCCCCCCTGGACGCCGATGATAGAGTAGAGAAAAAGGAATCCCATCCCTATCCCTTTGGAAGGGAGGACGAGGTCATGATCACGCCGGGCGTGGTGGAGACTATTTTCTCCGCGGCGTCGATGACGAGATGGAACGATCATGCGAGGCCGGGGCAGTTCACCGAGTTGGCCAAGCAGGCCCACAAGATGATCATCGCCTGGGTCATCGCTCGCTGCGAGGAGGACCAGGGGAGACCTTTGGACTGGGTCCGCCTGATCGAGGGAGGGCTCTTCGAATTCCTCCAGAGGATGGTCCTCACCGATATCAAGCCCCCCGTATTTCACAGGATGATGGAAAGGCACGGGCAGAAGCTCAACAGGCTCGTTCTGGAGCGACTGGCCGGCCCCTTCGAACCCCTGGGGGGTGGCTTCTGGGGCCGTTTCAGGAGCTACCTCGAAGAGCGCCCTTTCTCGGGAAGAGAAAAGGTCATCCTCCGGGCCGCCCACTTCCTGGCCACCGACTGGGAGTTCAGAATGATCTACCGGTTCAACCGTGACCTTTGGGGGATCGAGGAGACCCGGAGGGAGATAGAGAGCCGCGTGGAGGAGCATATCGACCTGGCGGGGGTCAGGGAGATCATGATACGGCGTGGCATGACCGACAAGGGCCTTTTCGCCTTCATCGACCTCTGCGGGCAGCTTCGGTTCCAGGTCCGGTGGGCGCAGCTCCCCAGGGTGCCCGCCACGTCGGTGCTGGAACACCTGCTAGTGGTGGCCTCCCTCTCCTACTTCGCCTCCCTTGAAAGGGGTTCCTCACCCAGGAGGCTCCGCAACGCCTTTTATGGCGGGCTCTTCCATGACCTCCCGGAGGTGCTCACCCGCGACATAATTTCGCCGGTCAAGCGGTCCGTCGAGGGCATCGAGGAACTGATAAAGGAGTACGAGAAGGAATCCATGGAGACCAGGCTCCTGCCTCTCCTGCCGGAGGGATGGAGGCGGGAGATACGCTACCTGACGGAGGAGGAGTTCTCCAACAAGGTCAGGGACCCTTCGGATGGCGGGGTCCACATCGGCCTGGGGTCTTCGGAGATGGATTTTCTCTACGACACCGATGAATGGGATCCCTTCGACGGATCCCTCATCGAGGCCTGCGACAAGCTGGCCGCCATGGTCGAGGCCGCCGTCTCCATCCGCAACGGGGTCCGGCCCCCGACCCTCGAGAAGG
This window of the Thermovirga sp. genome carries:
- a CDS encoding ABC transporter ATP-binding protein, which translates into the protein QNATQALEISDRGYILEAGLFVKSGPGPDLARDPEIRRSYLGGSRE
- a CDS encoding HD domain-containing protein, which gives rise to MITPGVVETIFSAASMTRWNDHARPGQFTELAKQAHKMIIAWVIARCEEDQGRPLDWVRLIEGGLFEFLQRMVLTDIKPPVFHRMMERHGQKLNRLVLERLAGPFEPLGGGFWGRFRSYLEERPFSGREKVILRAAHFLATDWEFRMIYRFNRDLWGIEETRREIESRVEEHIDLAGVREIMIRRGMTDKGLFAFIDLCGQLRFQVRWAQLPRVPATSVLEHLLVVASLSYFASLERGSSPRRLRNAFYGGLFHDLPEVLTRDIISPVKRSVEGIEELIKEYEKESMETRLLPLLPEGWRREIRYLTEEEFSNKVRDPSDGGVHIGLGSSEMDFLYDTDEWDPFDGSLIEACDKLAAMVEAAVSIRNGVRPPTLEKARKEIFETYKDRVIGGVDLGSLFKAFLE